A single genomic interval of Bos indicus isolate NIAB-ARS_2022 breed Sahiwal x Tharparkar chromosome 5, NIAB-ARS_B.indTharparkar_mat_pri_1.0, whole genome shotgun sequence harbors:
- the SCO2 gene encoding protein SCO2 homolog, mitochondrial, translated as MLLLARPPKAWHRLFQLQPLALLGTPGGKTQHVRYQLFSTPGPADTGRQGQPQGPGLRTRLLVTALVGAGLGGAWLALRAEKERGRQQQRTEALRQAAVGQGDFSLLDHRGRVRCKADFRGQWVLLYFGFTHCPDICPDELEKLVQVVRQLEAEPGLPPVQPLFITVDPERDTVAAMARYVQDFHPRLLGLTGSAEQIAQVSRSYRVYYSAGPKDEDQDYIVDHSIAIYLLSPDGLFTDYYSRARSAEQITDSVRRHMAAFRSVLR; from the coding sequence atgctgctgctggcTCGGCCACCCAAAGCTTGGCACAGGCTCTTTCAGCTCCAGCCTCTGGCCCTCCTTGGGACCCCAGGAGGCAAGACCCAGCATGTGAGATACCAGCTCTTCTCAACGCCAGGCCCTGCAGATACAGGCAGGCAGGGCCAGCCCCAGGGTCCCGGCCTGCGAACCAGGTTGCTCGTCACAGCCCTGGTTGGAGCGGGACTGGGTGGGGCGTGGCTGGCCTTGAGGGCTGAAAAGGAGCGggggcggcagcagcagcggaCAGAGGCCCTGCGGCAGGCTGCTGTGGGCCAGGGCGATTTCAGCCTGCTGGACCACCGGGGCCGAGTACGCTGCAAAGCTGACTTCCGGGGCCAGTGGGTGCTGCTGTACTTCGGCTTCACTCACTGCCCTGACATCTGCCCCGACGAGCTGGAGAAGTTGGTGCAGGTGGTGCGGCAGCTGGAGGCGGAGCCCGGCCTGCCCCCGGTGCAGCCCCTCTTCATCACCGTGGACCCCGAGCGGGACACCGTGGCCGCCATGGCCCGCTACGTGCAGGACTTCCACCCGAGGCTGCTGGGCCTGACCGGCTCCGCCGAGCAGATCGCCCAGGTGAGCCGTAGCTACCGCGTGTACTACAGCGCCGGCCCCAAGGACGAAGACCAGGACTACATCGTGGACCACTCCATCGCCATCTACCTGCTCAGCCCTGACGGCCTCTTCACGGACTACTACAGCAGGGCCAGGTCAGCCGAGCAGATCACAGACAGCGTGCGGCGCCACATGGCTGCGTTCCGCAGCGTCCTGCGCTGA
- the NCAPH2 gene encoding condensin-2 complex subunit H2 codes for MEDVEARFAHLLLPIRDLTRNWEVDVAAQLGEYLEELDQICISFDKGKTTMNFIEAALLIQGSACVYSKKVEYLYSLVYQALDFISGKKQAKQLSSTPEDGTIGDASSRAPQEAEQKFRALDDLSDSCANVDLRDDQVVSGTLIPLLPNALVAPDEMEKNSNPLYSCQGEVLASRKDFRVNTCTPHPRGTFLLEPLGVSLMEALQPWNPKEPGRAEEQPMEVSVCGSPGPALSTSQEPGSSPEGPVPRGGGVGEDEEDAEGAAEPPEASAPEVPMEPPEPRSPEQSVAQPRRYTLRERKEAPEPASRLKDTPDPWQGLDPFDSPDSKPFRKGRPYSVPPRVEEAPGQKRKRKGAVKLQDFHQWYLAAYADHTDSRRSRRKGPSFADMEVLYWKHVKEQLETLRKMQRREAAERWLPRAEQGLWPVEEDRLEDSVEDLGAADDFLEPEEYAEPEGAEPGEDADMEAEAMPASLRYEELVQRNVELFVTASKQDVFVTTSRQELVQETELKQHIRGWEDAIQSLLQEQEEHVPFDIHTYGDQVVSRFSQLNQWCPFAKLVAGQPAFEVCRSMLASLQLANDYTVEITQQPGLEAAVDTMSLRLLTHQRARQRFQTYAAPSTVQP; via the exons ATGGAGGACGTGGAGGCGCGCTTCGCCCACCTCTTGCTGCCCATCCGCGACCTCACCAGGAACTGGGAGGTGGACGTGGCGGCCCAGCTGGGCGAATATCTTGAGGAG CTGGACCAGATCTGCATTTCTTTTGACAAAGGCAAAACCACCATGAACTTCATCGAGGCAGCGCTGTTGATCCAGGGCTCCGCCTGTGTCTACAGTAAGAAG GTGGAATACCTCTACTCCCTGGTCTACCAGGCTCTCGACTTCATCTCTGGCAAGAA GCAGGCCAAGCAGCTGTCCTCCACGCCGGAAGACGGGACCATTGGGGATGCCAGCTCGAGGGCCCCCCAGGAGGCGGAGCAGAAG TTCCGGGCGTTGGACGACCTCTCTGACTCCTGTGCTAACGTGGATCTCAGGGATGACCAGGTCGTCAGT GGGACCCTCATCCCCCTCCTGCCCAATGCCCTGGTCGCCCCGGACGAGATGGAGAAGAACAGTAACCCCCTGTACAG CTGTCAGGGGGAGGTCCTGGCCAGCCGGAAGGATTTCAGGGTGAACACGTGCACGCCGCACCCCAGAGGCACATTCCTGTTGGAGCCACTGGGTGTGTCCCTCATGGAGGCCCTGCAGCCGTGGAACCCGAAGG AGCCTGGAAGGGCTGAGGAGCAGCCAATGGAAGTCTCTGTGTGCGGGAGTCCCGGCCCGGCGCTCAGCACCTCCCAGGAGCCAG gctcctctccagaaGGCCCGGTGCCTAGAGGTGGGGGCGTGGGAGAGGACGAAGAGGACGCAGAAGGCGCGGCGGAGCCCCCTGAGGCTTCAGCACCTGAGGTCCCTATGGAGCCCCCGGAGCCCAGGAGCCCTGAGCAG AGTGTTGCCCAGCCCAGAAGGTATACTCTCCGGGAGCGGAAGGAGGCCCCAGAGCCCGCATCCAGGCTGAAG GACACCCCAGACCCCTGGCAGGGCCTGGACCCCTTCGACTCCCCAGATTCTAAGCCCTTCAGGAAAG GTAGGCCCTACTCCGTGCCCCCCCGCGTGGAGGAGGCGCCAGGACAGAAGCGTAAGAGGAAGGGCGCCGTCAAGCTGCAGGACTTCCACCAGTGGTACCTGGCTGCCT ATGCCGACCACACCGACAGCAGGAGGTCCCGGCGAAAGGGCCCTTCCTTTGCAG ACATGGAGGTTCTGTACTGGAAGCACGTGAAGGAGCAGCTGGAGACGCTCCGGAAGATGCAGAGGAGGGAG GCGGCTGAGCGGTGGCTGCCGAGGGCCGAGCAGGGGCTGTGGCCCGTGGAGGAGGACCGTCTGGAGGACTCGGTGGAGGACCTGGGCGCCGCAG ATGACTTCCTGGAGCCTGAGGAGTACGCAGAGCCCGAGGGGGCAGAGCCCGGGGAAGATGCAGACATGG AAGCGGAAGCCATGCCAGCGTCTCTGCGCTATGAGGAGCTGGTCCAAAGGAATGTG GAGCTCTTTGTCACCGCCTCGAAGCAGGATGTCTTCGTCACCACCTCGAGGCAGGAGCTCGTCCAGGAGACGGAGCTGAAGCAGCACATCAGGGGCTGGGAGGACGCCATCCAGAGTCTGCTCCAGGAGCAG GAGGAGCACGTGCCCTTTGACATCCACACCTATGGGGACCAGGTGGTCTCCCGGTTCAGCCAGCTCAACCAGTGGTGTCCCTTTGCGAAGCTGGTGGCGGGCCAGCCTGCCTTCGAAGTGTGTCGCTCCATGCTGGCCTCCCTGCAGCTG GCCAACGACTACACGGTGGAGATCACCCAGCAGCCGGGGCTGGAGGCGGCCGTGGACACCATGTCCCTGAGGCTGCTCACGCACCAGCGGGCCCGCCAGCGCTTCCAGACCTACGCCGCCCCCTCCACGGTGCAGCCCTGA
- the LMF2 gene encoding lipase maturation factor 2 isoform X2 → MLVAPLGLPPNHKQAPQGRPGGVSPHEGLPFWLVRWLLFRLMFASGVVKLTSRCPAWWGLTALTYHYETQCLPTPAAWFAHHLPVWLHKLSVVATFLIEIAVPPLFFAPVRRLRLAAFYSQVLLQVLIILTGNYNFFNLLTLVLTTALLDDTHLAAKSSTSRRKRMPSSWPKALLAMLTLLLELAVYGLLACGVVHYFGLEVDWEQHVVRSRTMFTFHQLSQWLKTVTLPTMWLGAASLAWELLTALWRWVQVRGSLRKLCAAVQLSVFGTATVALFLISLVPYSYMEPSSHGRLWTGAHRLFSTVEHLQLANSYGLFRRMTGLGGRPEVVLEGSYDGHQWTEIEFMYKPGNLSRPPPIVVPHQPRLDWQMWFAALGPHTHSPWFTSLVLRLLQGKEPVIRLVQNHVPSYPFHQQPPTYVRAQLYKYWFSHPWEQGQWWRRQWVEEFFPSVSLGDPALDMLLRQFGLQDKSPPRAGGSSNTLSQALHWVRKQLSPLEAPALLWGLLGAVGAIKVMQALLGPQSLPRTKEEKHKPAPQEDSVAASKQASPAPNISSGSQTPRRKKSP, encoded by the exons ATGCTGGTGGCCCCTCTGGGGCTGCCCCCCAACCACAAGCAGGCCCCCCAGGGCCGGCCGGGAGGGGTCTCCCCCCATGAAGGCCTCCCCTTCTGGCTCGTGCGCTGGCTGCTGTTCCGCCTCATGTTTGCCTCGGGTGTGGTCAAGCTGACTAGCCGTTGCCCCGCATGGTGGGGGCTCACCG CCCTCACCTACCACTACGAGACTCAGTGCCTGCCCACGCCGGCCGCCTGGTTTGCCCACCACCTGCCCGTCTGGCTGCACAAGCTCAGCGTGGTGGCCACCTTCCTCATCGAGATTGCAGTGCCCCCTCTGTTCTTCGCTCCTGTTCGCCGCCTGCGGTTGGCTGCCTTCTACTCCCAG GTCTTGCTGCAAGTCCTGATTATCCTCACTGGCAACTATAACTTCTTCAACCTGCTCACCCTGGTGCTCACCACCGCCCTCCTGGACGACACACACCTGGCTGCCAAGTCTAGCACCAGCCGCCGCAAGAGGATGCCCAGCT CCTGGCCCAAGGCCCTGCTGGCCATGCTGACCCTGCTGCTGGAGTTGGCCGTCTACGGGCTGCTGGCCTGTGGCGTGGTGCACTACTTCGGCCTGGAGGTGGACTGGGAGCAGCATGTCGTTCGTTCCAGAACCA TGTTCACCTTCCACCAGCTCTCCCAGTGGCTGAAGACGGTGACCCTCCCCACCATGTGGCTGGGCGCGGCCTCTCTGGCCTGGGAACTGCTGACCGCCCTCTGGAG GTGGGTGCAGGTGCGAGGGTCGCTGCGGAAGCTCTGTGCTGCCGTGCAGCTGTCCGTCTTTGGCACTGCCACGGTGGCTTTGTTCCTGATCAGCCTG GTGCCCTATTCCTACATGGAGCCCTCAAGCCATGGGCGCCTCTGGACCGGGGCCCACCGCCTGTTTAGCACCGTGGAGCACCTGCAGCTGGCCAACTCCTACGGCCTTTTCCGCCGAATGACGGGCCTGGGTGGGCGGCCGGAGGTGGTGCTGGAGGGCAGCTATGACGGGCACCAGTGGACG GAGATCGAGTTCATGTACAAACCCGGGAACCTGAGCCGGCCGCCCCCCATCGTGGTGCCCCACCAGCCGCGCCTCGACTGGCAGATGTGGTTCGCGGCCCTGGGCCCCCACACGCACAGCCCCTGGTTCACCAGCCTGGTGCTCCGCCTCCTGCAGGgcaaggagcctg TGATCCGCCTCGTCCAGAACCACGTGCCCAGTTACCCCTTCCACCAGCAGCCACCCACATACGTGCGGGCCCAGCTCTACAAGTACTGGTTCTCGCACCCTTGGGAGCAGGG CCAATGGTGGCGACGCCAGTGGGTGGAAGAATTCTTCCCATCCGTGTCCCTGGGGGACCCGGCGCTGGACATGCTGCTCAGGCAGTTTGGCCTTCAG GACAAAAGCCCGCCCCGGGCCGGTGGCTCCAGCAACACCCTGAGCCAGGCTCTCCACTGGGTACGGAAACAGCTGTCTCCCCTGGAGGCCCCCGCCCTGCTCTGGGGGCTCCTGGGGGCTGTGGGGGCCATCAAGGTCATGCAGGCCCTGCTGGGCCCGCAGTCCCTGCCTCGGACCAAGGAGGAGAAGCACAAGCCAGCCCCCCAGGAGGACTCGGTAGCTGCCAGCAAGCAAGCTTCCCCAGCCCCCAACATCAGCAGCGGCTCCCAGACCCCCCGGCGGAAAAAGTCGCCGTGA
- the LMF2 gene encoding lipase maturation factor 2 isoform X1, which translates to MAGSRVPRQLFLQGVAAVFMFAFASLYTQIPGLYGPEGILPARRTLRPQGKGRWQQLWETPTLLWEAPLLGLDTAQGLELLSLLGTVLALGALLTRQLRHPLVYLLLWAAYLSVCQVGQVFLYFQWDSLLLETGFLAMLVAPLGLPPNHKQAPQGRPGGVSPHEGLPFWLVRWLLFRLMFASGVVKLTSRCPAWWGLTALTYHYETQCLPTPAAWFAHHLPVWLHKLSVVATFLIEIAVPPLFFAPVRRLRLAAFYSQVLLQVLIILTGNYNFFNLLTLVLTTALLDDTHLAAKSSTSRRKRMPSSWPKALLAMLTLLLELAVYGLLACGVVHYFGLEVDWEQHVVRSRTMFTFHQLSQWLKTVTLPTMWLGAASLAWELLTALWRWVQVRGSLRKLCAAVQLSVFGTATVALFLISLVPYSYMEPSSHGRLWTGAHRLFSTVEHLQLANSYGLFRRMTGLGGRPEVVLEGSYDGHQWTEIEFMYKPGNLSRPPPIVVPHQPRLDWQMWFAALGPHTHSPWFTSLVLRLLQGKEPVIRLVQNHVPSYPFHQQPPTYVRAQLYKYWFSHPWEQGQWWRRQWVEEFFPSVSLGDPALDMLLRQFGLQDKSPPRAGGSSNTLSQALHWVRKQLSPLEAPALLWGLLGAVGAIKVMQALLGPQSLPRTKEEKHKPAPQEDSVAASKQASPAPNISSGSQTPRRKKSP; encoded by the exons ATGGCGGGCTCTCGGGTCCCACGGCAGCTCTTTCTCCAGGGCGTGGCCGCCGTCTTCATGTTCGCCTTCGCTTCCCTTTACACGCAGATCCCGG GCCTGTACGGCCCCGAGGGCATACTGCCTGCCCGGAGGACACTGCGGCCCCAGGGAAAGGGCCGCTGGCAGCAGCTGTGGGAGACCCCCACGCTGCTGTGGGAGGCGCCGCTTCTGGGGCTGGACACTGCCCAGGGCCTGGAGCTGCTGAGCCTGCTGGGCACCGTGCTGGCCCTGGGTGCCCTGCTGACCCGCCAGCTGCGCCACCCGCTCGTGTACCTGCTGCTCTGGGCCGCCTACCTGTCTGTCTGCCAG GTGGGCCAGGTGTTTCTTTATTTCCAGTG GGATTCCCTGCTGCTGGAGACAGGCTTCCTGGCCATGCTGGTGGCCCCTCTGGGGCTGCCCCCCAACCACAAGCAGGCCCCCCAGGGCCGGCCGGGAGGGGTCTCCCCCCATGAAGGCCTCCCCTTCTGGCTCGTGCGCTGGCTGCTGTTCCGCCTCATGTTTGCCTCGGGTGTGGTCAAGCTGACTAGCCGTTGCCCCGCATGGTGGGGGCTCACCG CCCTCACCTACCACTACGAGACTCAGTGCCTGCCCACGCCGGCCGCCTGGTTTGCCCACCACCTGCCCGTCTGGCTGCACAAGCTCAGCGTGGTGGCCACCTTCCTCATCGAGATTGCAGTGCCCCCTCTGTTCTTCGCTCCTGTTCGCCGCCTGCGGTTGGCTGCCTTCTACTCCCAG GTCTTGCTGCAAGTCCTGATTATCCTCACTGGCAACTATAACTTCTTCAACCTGCTCACCCTGGTGCTCACCACCGCCCTCCTGGACGACACACACCTGGCTGCCAAGTCTAGCACCAGCCGCCGCAAGAGGATGCCCAGCT CCTGGCCCAAGGCCCTGCTGGCCATGCTGACCCTGCTGCTGGAGTTGGCCGTCTACGGGCTGCTGGCCTGTGGCGTGGTGCACTACTTCGGCCTGGAGGTGGACTGGGAGCAGCATGTCGTTCGTTCCAGAACCA TGTTCACCTTCCACCAGCTCTCCCAGTGGCTGAAGACGGTGACCCTCCCCACCATGTGGCTGGGCGCGGCCTCTCTGGCCTGGGAACTGCTGACCGCCCTCTGGAG GTGGGTGCAGGTGCGAGGGTCGCTGCGGAAGCTCTGTGCTGCCGTGCAGCTGTCCGTCTTTGGCACTGCCACGGTGGCTTTGTTCCTGATCAGCCTG GTGCCCTATTCCTACATGGAGCCCTCAAGCCATGGGCGCCTCTGGACCGGGGCCCACCGCCTGTTTAGCACCGTGGAGCACCTGCAGCTGGCCAACTCCTACGGCCTTTTCCGCCGAATGACGGGCCTGGGTGGGCGGCCGGAGGTGGTGCTGGAGGGCAGCTATGACGGGCACCAGTGGACG GAGATCGAGTTCATGTACAAACCCGGGAACCTGAGCCGGCCGCCCCCCATCGTGGTGCCCCACCAGCCGCGCCTCGACTGGCAGATGTGGTTCGCGGCCCTGGGCCCCCACACGCACAGCCCCTGGTTCACCAGCCTGGTGCTCCGCCTCCTGCAGGgcaaggagcctg TGATCCGCCTCGTCCAGAACCACGTGCCCAGTTACCCCTTCCACCAGCAGCCACCCACATACGTGCGGGCCCAGCTCTACAAGTACTGGTTCTCGCACCCTTGGGAGCAGGG CCAATGGTGGCGACGCCAGTGGGTGGAAGAATTCTTCCCATCCGTGTCCCTGGGGGACCCGGCGCTGGACATGCTGCTCAGGCAGTTTGGCCTTCAG GACAAAAGCCCGCCCCGGGCCGGTGGCTCCAGCAACACCCTGAGCCAGGCTCTCCACTGGGTACGGAAACAGCTGTCTCCCCTGGAGGCCCCCGCCCTGCTCTGGGGGCTCCTGGGGGCTGTGGGGGCCATCAAGGTCATGCAGGCCCTGCTGGGCCCGCAGTCCCTGCCTCGGACCAAGGAGGAGAAGCACAAGCCAGCCCCCCAGGAGGACTCGGTAGCTGCCAGCAAGCAAGCTTCCCCAGCCCCCAACATCAGCAGCGGCTCCCAGACCCCCCGGCGGAAAAAGTCGCCGTGA